A window of Chanodichthys erythropterus isolate Z2021 chromosome 16, ASM2448905v1, whole genome shotgun sequence genomic DNA:
gtttttttattggggaaaaaaatgattaactaaatgaaatccCATTGTTCCACTtctgttttgtaaaataaaaggaaaaaaaaaaaattgaataagtataaaagaaataatgcaaattaAGTACTGTCCACCTCacagtaaaaataaatcactCTATGGTtactaaacatttatttaaacaattatttaattcactttcaCTTCTATAAAAATCTTCCGGCAGGTCGTTCTTACCTGAAAAGCACCTGTGTTGTTTTTCCACCCCTTCCATTGCAGCTATACGTTTATGAGAGAGTGATACATTCACAAAATCATCCATCTGTTACAGGCtgtaaaaacagttgtgttatGATTTATATTTATGCCTTTGTGTATGTAGGCTCGTATGAGGACTGCTGCCTTAGGTACATCAGGCAGATGAAACCGTCCTTGAAGAACAGAGTGACCAGCTACAGAAGACAAGAGATGGACGGAGGCTGCAACATCCCTGCTGTTGTGTAAGCAGTTATATAAATGTGCATTTAGACTTTTTAGACTGTGTATAAATAGACTCTACTTGTCTATTTATCACTTCATAAATAACACATTTCAggaagaaaaaatataaatcttgAGTCTTGAGTTTTAATCTTTTTCAAACGGGAAGTGTGTGCATAAAATGTATGGCACTTGGAGAGACACGAATCACACAGTGGAGTGATGCAATAATGCACTGAACCACAGTGACCCTATAGAAGAGAAATCAGACTCTTATATGTGATTCTGTGTTTTCTTCAGACctcatagttaatgatgttTAATGCAATCATCTCCCGCAGCTTCACACTGAAACACGGACGTGTAATTTGCGCTGATCCCAGAGAAAAATGGGTCCGTGAAATCACGCAGAGGGTCGACAAACACCCAAAGAGGAAGGTGTGTATATTTTGAAATTGATATAAATGTGCAGgagaaatgtattttgtaaCTGGTCATTATTTCTGTTTAATTTTCTTAGCATTTGTGATCACCTACTGACTTTAATACTTCTGCTGAGTGgaacattcattttatttaaatatttttataaggCAAGACACTACAGGCACAATTAATTCACTGGTCAATTTTGAGCTATTTTGCTTCTATAACATTTCAGactagtggaaagaaaacatccaaaatgtacaattatgtattattttattacatttcatctatttgcatctgtagatttcaattacaaaACATACATCTCCACTTCAGAAGCACTTATACTGTACAGCAAAATTTCcagttttattcatatattttaaaagtttttttttttataatctgaGGGGTTTGTTCATCATTTTGCctgatttataaaacattttattattttttttttttttaaatatagtgaaaatgtagttttttctgcctgttgacagtattttctgatttatggagtaATAAAAAATAGACCCCCAAATGCATCCCCTCTGTAAGAACTGCAAACTGTAAAGCCTGTCTTTATCCAGTGTTCAGATTTTATGTtctggaaatgtatgcaaaatAGTGCTTATCTAATTAGATAATGCATCATTTGTCTTAATGTAACTCTTTCCCCGCAAGTGTTTTCATaaagcatttttgatcatttttacaaAACCATCATGGCCtcaagaatattttgttgtataatAGGGCCTctgatttaaaacattttattctagcttcatgcattctttttatcaacacttgaatatagcaaagtttaataaaaaaaaaaaagaaggcaaaattttgaacaaaaagctgagaaaatcatgttttttttcaaaGACTATAATGTGCATAagcaaaaattctgtcaatggtaGGGAAGCTTTCGAAACATTGTCTCATAAATTAAGGAAAATTACTTAAGACTTAATCAAGGGAATGTATGGTGATATGTACCTAGTTCAAAgttttaccctattcacctgtGGTGGTGTCTTGCtttaaatgtacaaatattCCATGTAGTCATAAAAATGGcatgtataataattataaaatactaACTTTGTCACGTAAATCTGTTgttaaatgaattatttttgttgtaataTACAGAATGTAAAGGGCTAAACAAAAGGACCAGAGGGATGCTGCCCAAGTGTCGTGGCCAATCACATTCTTTCTTTGAGTTCCGGCTCTCCAAGCGCACATTTCAGCATGgattgactgatgttctcagtACTTCCTGTAATCCGCCCTGTGCTCTATGTGGGATCAGGTGGTATTTCCTGTTTCCAGACCTTTGTCGCTTCACTGATGGACTGCTGGTTAATGCTCAGAATGGGAGAAGGCCATTATTTCCCCTTTCCACATGCTGCTGTAACCCTCACTTCCAGGCTCTGTTACAAAACCTTGTGAGCTGCCTTGATGTCTACTTCTAAGTTACTCTGCATAGGAAGCCACTCAATCAGCGCTCAGTAGTGCTCCTCGAGTAAACCACACAGGAGACTTACAAtttgttgctaagctaacaataCAATAATCTAATTATAaccttaaaaataaatctatataCAAAGCATATTTgcaatatatgcaatatatGATGCTTGCTaagtaggcagctcactaggttttagaACAGAGCTTAAATGTACAGCGTCACCTTGAGGGTCATATAAAGCTATTGTATTATGAACTTTCACTTTGCACACTTTGATTTACTGCTTTTTGCCCCACAGTATCTATAAACAGTCAGTGTGATAAAAATATTAGGCAATAATTTGCCGTAAATGTGGGTGGGAAGGTTTTGCAAGCAACACAGATAATCCTTCTATTTCCTTATGAGTTTATTATACAGCTGACGCACCGACGAGTGATTTTTGGAGTTT
This region includes:
- the ccl25a gene encoding C-C motif chemokine 21, whose protein sequence is MRFSVLFSVVLLGFLYLTLAQGSYEDCCLRYIRQMKPSLKNRVTSYRRQEMDGGCNIPAVVFTLKHGRVICADPREKWVREITQRVDKHPKRKNVKG